The Algoriphagus sanaruensis genome window below encodes:
- a CDS encoding aminotransferase class V-fold PLP-dependent enzyme, translating into MITFAPGPSKVYDALPRYMQEAYEAGILSANHRSSLFMNLYQETEQLMQEKLHLPEGYRLLFTSSATENWEIITQSVVEQASYHIYSGSFGKKWFEFAKHIIPQTQGLKLDPNQAIEVSDLTISEEFDVIAITQNETSNATQVPMEIIQELGKKYPEKMIAVDTTSSMGGIYLDFSLADIWYASVQKCFGLPAGLGILIVSPKAIEKTLRKGEKGRYNSLSFILENAEGFQTHYTPNVFGIYLLNRVLKDLEEIQLVDARLRDRIRKAEYAVAHSKNFSLLVKNEQTRSTTVLAVSGSEEGISQIKKAAEKEGMQLGSGYGPLKPTSFRIANFPAITDAEFDRVIQFISNS; encoded by the coding sequence ATGATCACCTTTGCTCCCGGGCCATCCAAAGTTTATGATGCTTTGCCCCGATACATGCAAGAAGCCTATGAGGCTGGAATCTTGAGTGCAAATCACCGAAGCAGTCTCTTCATGAATCTGTATCAGGAAACTGAGCAGTTGATGCAAGAAAAATTGCATCTACCCGAAGGCTACCGACTTCTTTTCACTTCCTCAGCCACGGAAAATTGGGAAATCATCACCCAGTCTGTGGTGGAGCAGGCTAGCTATCATATCTATTCAGGTTCTTTTGGAAAAAAATGGTTTGAATTCGCCAAACACATTATTCCCCAAACACAAGGCCTTAAGCTTGATCCTAACCAGGCGATAGAAGTCTCAGATCTGACCATTTCCGAGGAGTTTGATGTCATTGCCATCACTCAAAATGAGACCTCCAATGCCACCCAAGTTCCCATGGAAATCATCCAAGAACTAGGTAAAAAATATCCGGAAAAAATGATCGCGGTAGACACTACCTCCTCTATGGGTGGAATCTACCTGGATTTTTCACTGGCAGATATTTGGTATGCTTCCGTCCAAAAATGCTTTGGACTTCCTGCCGGATTGGGTATTCTGATTGTGTCTCCAAAGGCCATAGAGAAGACCCTTCGAAAAGGTGAAAAAGGTAGATATAACAGCCTGAGTTTTATTCTGGAAAATGCAGAGGGATTTCAGACGCATTATACCCCAAATGTCTTTGGAATCTACTTACTCAATCGCGTGCTTAAAGATCTTGAGGAAATTCAACTGGTTGATGCTAGACTAAGAGATCGAATCCGAAAAGCTGAATATGCCGTCGCGCATTCTAAAAACTTCAGCTTATTGGTTAAAAATGAGCAAACTCGAAGCACCACCGTTTTGGCTGTTTCAGGATCTGAAGAAGGCATCAGTCAGATTAAAAAAGCGGCTGAAAAAGAAGGAATGCAATTAGGCAGTGGCTATGGTCCATTGAAGCCTACCAGTTTTCGAATTGCAAATTTCCCGGCGATCACCGATGCAGAATTTGACCGAGTCATTCAATTTATCTCGAATTCCTAA
- the pdhA gene encoding pyruvate dehydrogenase (acetyl-transferring) E1 component subunit alpha produces MAKKTAAAKSKVKYSKETYAYWYESMLLMRRFEEKAGQLYGQQKIRGFCHLYIGQEACASGAITALTKDDKWITAYRCHAHPLGLGTDPGAVMAELFGKATGTTKGKGGSMHIFDKERNFMGGHGIVGAQVPMGLGIGFAEKYAGTKNVCITKMGDGAVRQGAVHEAFNLAMLYKSPIIFVIENNGYAMGTSVARTSNVTELYKIGEAYDMPSFPVDGMDVEAVHEAVAEAADRARRGDGPTLLEFRTYRYKGHSMSDPQKYRTKEEVEEYKQRDPIEQVLATIRENNLMTEEEIEAVVKKVKKQVDDAVKFAEESPWPDGQDAFKDVYVQEDYPFVME; encoded by the coding sequence ATGGCAAAGAAAACTGCAGCGGCTAAGTCCAAAGTGAAATATTCCAAAGAAACCTATGCTTACTGGTATGAAAGCATGCTCTTAATGAGAAGGTTTGAGGAGAAAGCGGGTCAGCTTTATGGCCAGCAAAAAATCAGAGGGTTCTGCCATTTATATATTGGACAAGAAGCCTGCGCATCCGGAGCAATTACCGCATTGACCAAGGATGACAAATGGATTACCGCCTATCGTTGCCATGCGCATCCGCTAGGATTGGGTACTGATCCAGGAGCTGTGATGGCTGAGCTTTTTGGCAAAGCAACCGGAACTACCAAAGGTAAAGGTGGCTCCATGCACATTTTTGACAAGGAACGTAACTTCATGGGAGGCCATGGGATCGTTGGGGCTCAGGTTCCGATGGGCTTGGGAATTGGCTTTGCTGAAAAATATGCCGGTACCAAAAATGTATGTATCACCAAAATGGGTGACGGGGCAGTTCGTCAAGGTGCTGTTCACGAGGCGTTCAACTTGGCGATGCTTTATAAATCCCCAATCATCTTCGTGATTGAGAACAATGGCTATGCCATGGGTACTTCAGTAGCTCGTACGTCTAATGTGACTGAACTGTATAAAATCGGTGAAGCATATGACATGCCTTCATTCCCAGTAGATGGAATGGATGTAGAAGCTGTTCACGAGGCTGTAGCTGAAGCTGCTGACCGAGCAAGACGAGGTGATGGACCTACCCTATTGGAATTCAGAACCTATCGATACAAAGGACACTCAATGTCCGATCCACAGAAATATAGAACCAAGGAGGAAGTAGAGGAATACAAGCAACGCGACCCAATCGAGCAAGTATTGGCTACTATCCGAGAAAATAACCTCATGACCGAAGAGGAAATTGAGGCAGTAGTGAAAAAGGTTAAGAAACAAGTGGACGATGCGGTAAAATTCGCCGAGGAATCTCCTTGGCCTGATGGACAGGATGCCTTCAAGGATGTTTACGTCCAAGAAGATTATCCATTTGTCATGGAATAA
- a CDS encoding ammonium transporter produces MVQDLFTVNNLWMMISTFLVFIMHLGFATLEAGLTRSKNTVNILFKNTIIPGIGLLTYALVGFNLMYPGSDFAGAFFGFAGFGLELPEGWDSSNYNAGYTYFTDFIFQAMFAATAATIVSGAVAERVKLGPFITFSIIYVAIIYPIVGMWKWGGGFLNALETPFYDFAGSTIVHSVGGWGALVGAMLLGPRIGKYTPAGMKAIPGHNIPLAVIGVFLLWLGWFGFNGGSVLSADPGLVSKVFVTTSLAAAAGAFGALIVSYLKFKTYDITMVLNGILAGLVGITAGADQMGVIDSIIIGFVGGGLVVFGVVLFDKIKIDDPVGAISVHLIGGIWGTLAVGLFGDLAGMDQVISQLIGIGATAIFCFGTAWIIFFTLKKTVGIRVDEKEETEGLDINEHSMRAYPDFMTKD; encoded by the coding sequence ATCGTACAAGACCTATTTACGGTCAATAATCTCTGGATGATGATTTCCACCTTTTTGGTGTTCATCATGCACTTGGGCTTTGCCACCTTGGAGGCTGGACTTACCCGCTCCAAAAACACCGTTAACATCCTATTCAAGAATACCATCATTCCAGGAATCGGATTGCTTACTTATGCACTAGTAGGATTTAACTTGATGTATCCGGGCAGCGATTTTGCAGGAGCATTTTTCGGATTTGCAGGATTTGGACTGGAACTACCTGAAGGTTGGGACAGCAGTAATTACAATGCAGGTTATACCTATTTTACAGACTTTATTTTCCAGGCGATGTTTGCCGCAACAGCAGCCACTATCGTTTCTGGTGCTGTTGCTGAACGAGTGAAGCTTGGACCGTTTATCACTTTCTCCATTATCTATGTAGCGATTATCTATCCAATCGTAGGGATGTGGAAGTGGGGAGGAGGATTTCTAAATGCTTTAGAAACGCCGTTCTATGATTTTGCTGGATCCACCATCGTACACTCTGTGGGTGGTTGGGGCGCTTTAGTAGGTGCTATGCTCCTTGGACCAAGAATCGGAAAATATACCCCAGCGGGTATGAAGGCGATTCCAGGCCATAATATTCCTTTAGCTGTAATTGGGGTGTTTTTATTATGGTTGGGCTGGTTTGGATTCAATGGTGGCTCTGTGTTGAGTGCTGATCCAGGACTGGTTTCCAAAGTTTTTGTAACCACATCTTTGGCCGCGGCTGCAGGTGCTTTTGGAGCATTGATCGTTTCGTACTTGAAATTCAAAACATATGACATCACCATGGTACTAAATGGGATCCTTGCCGGTTTGGTGGGAATCACTGCCGGTGCTGATCAAATGGGAGTGATCGACTCAATCATCATTGGATTCGTAGGTGGTGGATTGGTTGTATTTGGAGTTGTCCTATTTGACAAAATCAAAATCGATGATCCTGTGGGTGCCATTTCAGTTCACTTGATTGGCGGTATCTGGGGAACACTTGCAGTGGGTCTGTTTGGTGATCTAGCCGGAATGGATCAAGTGATTTCTCAATTGATCGGAATCGGTGCTACTGCAATCTTCTGTTTTGGCACAGCTTGGATTATCTTCTTTACCTTGAAAAAGACAGTTGGTATCCGAGTGGATGAAAAAGAAGAGACCGAAGGATTGGATATCAATGAGCACAGCATGAGAGCTTATCCAGACTTCATGACTAAGGATTAA
- a CDS encoding nucleotidyltransferase family protein, protein MTNKPTLLVLAAGMGSRYGGNKQIDGFGPNGETILEYSIFDAIRAGFGKVVFIVRQEILEVAQEKFLPKLEGKIEVDWVIQSLDSFVPAELKQADRVKPFGTAHAVLCAKDAIKEPFAVINADDFYGKEAFEVLGKFLSTEVRPDLHAMVGYAIQNVLSENGTVSRGVCETNEKGQLIGMTERTSIAREGAQILSRGEGEVLEIAENTPVSMNFWGFHPDVFGDIEQMWKEFLPANRENLKSEFYIPTVANNLIKSGKAAFEILPGGKTWFGVTYTEDRPVVIEALQKLHLEGEYPGDLWK, encoded by the coding sequence ATGACTAACAAACCAACACTCCTCGTTTTGGCTGCCGGCATGGGTAGCCGCTATGGAGGCAATAAGCAGATTGACGGGTTTGGCCCAAACGGCGAAACCATTCTGGAGTACTCTATTTTTGACGCCATCCGTGCCGGATTCGGTAAGGTGGTCTTTATCGTCCGTCAAGAAATATTGGAAGTAGCCCAAGAAAAATTCCTCCCCAAGCTAGAAGGCAAAATCGAAGTGGATTGGGTGATCCAGTCGCTCGATAGCTTTGTACCAGCCGAACTCAAGCAGGCAGACCGGGTGAAGCCCTTTGGCACGGCCCATGCCGTACTTTGCGCCAAAGACGCAATTAAGGAACCCTTCGCTGTAATCAATGCAGATGACTTTTATGGAAAAGAGGCCTTTGAGGTGTTGGGCAAGTTTCTCTCCACGGAAGTTCGCCCAGACCTGCATGCCATGGTCGGCTATGCGATTCAGAATGTACTTTCTGAAAACGGAACCGTCAGCCGAGGAGTCTGCGAAACCAACGAGAAAGGACAGCTAATCGGGATGACCGAACGAACCTCGATTGCCCGGGAAGGAGCTCAAATCCTCAGCCGGGGAGAAGGTGAAGTCTTGGAAATTGCTGAGAATACACCCGTGAGTATGAACTTTTGGGGATTTCATCCGGATGTGTTTGGAGATATTGAGCAGATGTGGAAGGAATTTCTTCCTGCCAATCGGGAAAACCTGAAGTCAGAGTTTTACATCCCGACCGTAGCCAATAATCTGATCAAATCAGGAAAGGCAGCATTTGAGATTCTTCCGGGAGGTAAAACCTGGTTTGGAGTGACCTATACCGAAGACCGACCAGTGGTCATCGAGGCGCTTCAAAAGCTGCATCTAGAAGGAGAATATCCTGGGGATTTGTGGAAATAA
- a CDS encoding tetratricopeptide repeat protein, with amino-acid sequence MATKESKKAHTNDLLENPEVLAEQIGRSEAFLKKNSKVLGGVLVAALILVGGILFFQINTQNQNEKAQEEMFQAVYFFEQDSVDFALNGDGINKGLLSIVEDYPRTDAANLAHFYIGSIYLSQKNFQEALDHFEEFSSDDYLVQSKAYSLIGDANLELGNTDAAISNYTKAARTNENKFMTPKYLAKLAVAQEEAGKIEDAIKTYGEIEEKYYESFEYTAARKHKARLEGLAAK; translated from the coding sequence ATGGCAACAAAGGAATCTAAAAAAGCACATACAAACGATCTTCTGGAAAATCCTGAGGTTTTGGCAGAACAAATCGGTAGAAGTGAAGCTTTTTTAAAGAAAAATAGCAAAGTATTAGGCGGAGTATTGGTAGCCGCTTTGATCTTGGTAGGAGGTATCCTCTTCTTCCAGATTAATACCCAAAATCAAAATGAAAAAGCTCAGGAAGAAATGTTTCAGGCAGTTTACTTCTTCGAGCAGGATAGTGTAGACTTTGCACTAAACGGAGACGGGATCAACAAAGGATTGCTTTCCATTGTAGAAGATTATCCAAGAACTGACGCAGCAAACTTGGCTCATTTCTACATCGGGTCGATTTACCTTTCTCAAAAGAACTTTCAAGAGGCTTTGGATCATTTTGAAGAATTTTCATCTGATGATTATTTGGTTCAGTCTAAAGCCTATTCTTTGATTGGTGACGCCAACCTTGAATTAGGAAATACCGATGCGGCTATTTCAAACTATACCAAGGCTGCGCGTACGAATGAAAATAAATTCATGACACCAAAGTACTTGGCAAAGCTTGCGGTAGCTCAAGAAGAAGCTGGCAAGATCGAAGATGCCATCAAAACCTACGGTGAAATCGAAGAAAAATACTACGAGTCGTTTGAATACACTGCTGCTCGAAAACATAAAGCTCGCTTAGAAGGCCTTGCCGCTAAGTAA
- the aroC gene encoding chorismate synthase, with amino-acid sequence MGNTFGKLFKITTFGESHGKALGAILEGCPAGLELDEEKIRLEMQRRKPGQSKITTQRKEEDEIEILSGVFEGKTTGTPIGIVIRNADQKSKDYTHIADKFRPSHADFTYFEKYGIRDYRGGGRSSARETAARVAGGAIAKQFLATQGITVQAYVSQVGELTLQKNYQELSLDLAEDNIVRCPDPEMADQMISLIDSVRLDRDTIGGVVSCVIKNTPAGLGEPVFDRLHAELGKAMLSINAVKGFEYGSGFEGVKMRGSLHNDAIVKEGDKVKTLTNHSGGIQGGISNGEDIYFRVAFKPVATIMQDQESINEAGEAVTVSGKGRHDPCVVPRAVPIVEAMAALVIADYLLLSKTNKLAQL; translated from the coding sequence ATGGGCAATACATTTGGGAAGCTTTTCAAGATTACCACGTTTGGCGAATCCCATGGAAAAGCTTTAGGCGCAATCCTAGAAGGATGTCCGGCAGGATTGGAGCTGGATGAAGAAAAAATCCGCTTGGAAATGCAACGCCGAAAACCCGGCCAATCCAAAATCACCACGCAACGCAAGGAAGAAGACGAGATCGAAATTCTTTCGGGAGTTTTTGAAGGAAAAACTACGGGAACTCCCATCGGAATTGTCATTCGAAACGCCGATCAAAAGAGCAAGGACTACACGCATATTGCGGATAAGTTTCGGCCGAGCCATGCGGATTTTACCTATTTCGAAAAATACGGAATCAGAGATTACCGTGGAGGTGGGCGATCAAGTGCTCGAGAGACAGCCGCTCGCGTGGCAGGAGGAGCTATTGCCAAGCAATTTTTAGCAACTCAAGGGATCACGGTTCAGGCATATGTCTCTCAGGTTGGAGAGCTGACCCTTCAAAAAAATTACCAAGAGCTGAGTTTGGATCTGGCTGAAGATAATATCGTTCGCTGTCCCGATCCGGAAATGGCTGATCAGATGATTTCTCTTATTGATTCTGTTCGCCTTGATCGGGATACAATTGGTGGAGTGGTCAGTTGCGTGATCAAAAATACACCCGCTGGATTAGGCGAACCCGTTTTTGATCGACTTCATGCCGAATTGGGGAAAGCCATGCTTTCAATCAATGCTGTCAAAGGTTTTGAGTATGGAAGTGGCTTTGAAGGAGTGAAAATGCGAGGCTCGCTGCACAACGATGCGATAGTCAAAGAAGGCGATAAAGTCAAAACCCTCACTAATCACAGCGGGGGCATTCAAGGCGGAATCAGCAACGGAGAGGATATCTATTTCCGAGTAGCTTTTAAGCCAGTTGCTACCATCATGCAGGATCAAGAATCTATCAATGAAGCCGGAGAAGCAGTAACTGTCAGCGGAAAAGGCAGACATGATCCCTGTGTCGTACCTAGAGCTGTACCGATTGTGGAGGCAATGGCAGCCTTGGTCATAGCGGACTACCTCCTTTTGTCCAAAACCAATAAACTTGCACAGCTATAA
- a CDS encoding dicarboxylate/amino acid:cation symporter has translation MLKKIPLHTQIIIGLILGLIYGIIAIKTGIPAWLTLDWIKPIGTIFINGLKMIAMPLVLASLIIGVSNLGDISKLSRIGGKTIVTFLITTVVAICTGLLLVNVLVPGKGLPAETRENLMRMYEGDAGQRAAAAAELQDQSPLQPIIDMVPQNIFQATTDNAAMLQVVFFAIIAGIALLQIPKSKAEPVIAFFDGMNDVIIQVVNYIMLIAPYGVFALMASLIVEIAGDNPDAAVDLLLALLKYSLIVLGGLFFMMLVIYPLLLKSFTKVKYADFFKAIRPAQLLAFSTSSSSATLPVTMKLTEEELGVSENITSFVLPLGATINMNGTSLYQSVAAVFIAQALGMELTLSQQLMIVLTSTLAAIGSAGVPGAGLIMLIVVLESIGVPAAGIALIMAPDRILDMFRTVVNVTGDVVVTTVVASTEGELPDGMIRKNNPLTANESVVE, from the coding sequence ATGTTGAAAAAGATACCTCTTCATACTCAAATTATCATTGGTCTGATTTTAGGCCTTATTTATGGAATCATCGCGATCAAAACCGGTATTCCTGCATGGCTTACCTTGGATTGGATCAAACCTATCGGCACCATCTTTATCAACGGCCTGAAAATGATCGCCATGCCTCTGGTATTGGCTTCCCTGATCATCGGGGTATCCAATTTAGGGGATATCTCCAAATTGAGTCGGATTGGAGGGAAAACTATCGTCACTTTCTTAATTACCACGGTAGTTGCGATTTGTACCGGTTTGCTTCTGGTGAATGTATTGGTTCCAGGAAAAGGCTTGCCAGCGGAGACTCGGGAGAATTTGATGAGAATGTACGAAGGGGATGCAGGTCAGCGCGCCGCTGCGGCAGCTGAGCTTCAAGATCAAAGCCCTCTTCAGCCTATTATTGATATGGTGCCTCAGAATATTTTCCAGGCTACCACAGATAATGCGGCGATGTTGCAAGTGGTTTTCTTTGCGATTATTGCAGGTATCGCGCTCCTTCAAATCCCAAAATCAAAGGCTGAGCCTGTCATTGCCTTTTTTGACGGAATGAATGATGTCATTATTCAAGTGGTCAATTACATCATGCTGATTGCGCCTTATGGTGTATTCGCGCTAATGGCGTCCTTAATTGTAGAAATTGCTGGGGACAATCCAGATGCTGCAGTGGATTTGCTTTTGGCCTTGTTGAAATACAGCTTGATTGTATTGGGAGGCTTGTTCTTTATGATGCTGGTGATTTATCCACTATTGCTCAAAAGCTTCACCAAAGTCAAGTATGCTGATTTCTTTAAGGCAATTCGCCCTGCTCAGCTGTTGGCTTTTTCCACCAGCTCCAGCTCTGCAACTCTTCCTGTGACCATGAAACTTACAGAAGAAGAATTGGGAGTTTCTGAAAACATTACCTCGTTTGTTTTACCGCTTGGAGCTACCATCAACATGAATGGTACCAGCTTGTATCAAAGTGTCGCAGCCGTATTTATTGCTCAAGCTTTGGGAATGGAATTGACTCTATCACAGCAATTGATGATCGTGCTTACTTCTACTTTAGCGGCCATTGGATCTGCAGGTGTACCGGGAGCGGGATTAATTATGCTAATTGTAGTCTTGGAATCCATCGGAGTTCCGGCGGCGGGTATTGCCTTGATTATGGCTCCTGATCGAATTTTGGATATGTTCCGAACAGTCGTGAATGTCACCGGGGATGTGGTCGTTACAACTGTGGTAGCCAGTACCGAAGGGGAATTACCTGATGGGATGATTCGAAAAAATAACCCACTTACTGCGAATGAAAGTGTGGTGGAGTAA
- a CDS encoding P-II family nitrogen regulator encodes MKKIEAIIRTSRFEQIHTCLSGLGVKFLSFYEIKGLGFEHARLEMYRGVAYEPAYIPRTKLEIVVPDELKDGVIQCILNEGKTGEVGDGKIFVYEVQEAYRIRNNETGEAAL; translated from the coding sequence ATGAAAAAAATCGAAGCGATCATCCGCACCTCACGCTTTGAGCAAATCCACACTTGTCTTTCGGGATTGGGAGTAAAATTCCTCTCCTTTTATGAAATCAAGGGCTTGGGTTTTGAGCATGCCCGTTTGGAAATGTATCGAGGCGTAGCTTATGAGCCAGCCTACATCCCACGCACTAAGTTGGAAATCGTCGTTCCTGACGAATTAAAAGACGGAGTAATTCAATGCATTCTGAACGAAGGCAAAACCGGAGAAGTAGGCGATGGAAAAATCTTCGTCTATGAAGTTCAGGAAGCGTACCGAATCCGAAACAATGAAACCGGAGAGGCAGCTCTTTAA
- a CDS encoding BatD family protein, with the protein MIKTIYRLVFVWLLCLPAWAGLAQEVQIELGPSQIGLNETFTIKVTLNNDKIKSYDQFPDIPGFQKQGISQSSSMNIINGQMSSSNSIIQYYKPARKGTYTLGDFEIVINGNGHRSPGKQITVADPVSSQSSGGNVFDPFAEFFGRTAEEPEFIELEDDAFFSVSVDKDEVFVGEGLTLNIAFYMSEQNQAPFQFYEPGRQLDAILKKIKPNGAWEENFNITNIEPEIVEINGKRWNRFKVFEATFFPFSEGKIDIPRVPWEMIKYRVAKNPTLFGSNRQEDFKTFYSNGKTITVKPLPPHPLKSEVAVGVYQVRENISNLEVQTGEGFNYNFAISGVGNINAINAPKRLPAANLNSFDPNVRQQINRGYGRVSGIKEFNYFITLNEAGEYNLKDYFQWIYFDPVRAVYDTLAPEAKISVTGESKVNQALSGQRLGGIYDRISTESNQFLNEEYKYYFTTAINLLLLSAVALLAVLIIKKK; encoded by the coding sequence ATGATCAAAACGATATATCGGTTGGTTTTCGTATGGCTTCTGTGTCTTCCTGCTTGGGCTGGGCTGGCGCAAGAAGTACAGATTGAACTTGGACCCAGTCAAATCGGCTTGAATGAGACTTTTACCATCAAAGTCACGCTCAATAACGATAAAATCAAATCGTACGACCAGTTTCCGGATATTCCTGGATTTCAAAAACAAGGCATTTCTCAGTCCTCGTCCATGAATATTATCAATGGACAAATGAGTTCCTCCAACAGCATTATTCAATATTATAAGCCTGCTCGAAAGGGGACTTACACGCTCGGCGATTTTGAAATTGTAATCAATGGCAACGGGCATCGATCTCCAGGCAAGCAGATTACCGTGGCCGATCCTGTCAGTAGCCAGAGTTCCGGGGGAAATGTATTTGATCCCTTTGCGGAATTTTTTGGAAGAACGGCTGAAGAGCCTGAATTTATCGAGCTCGAGGATGATGCTTTTTTTTCGGTTTCGGTAGATAAAGATGAGGTGTTCGTAGGAGAAGGGCTTACCCTAAATATTGCCTTCTACATGTCTGAGCAAAATCAAGCACCTTTTCAATTTTATGAGCCAGGAAGGCAGTTGGATGCGATTTTGAAGAAGATTAAGCCAAATGGAGCTTGGGAAGAAAATTTCAACATTACCAACATCGAACCAGAAATCGTCGAAATAAACGGTAAGCGTTGGAATAGATTCAAGGTGTTTGAGGCGACTTTTTTTCCATTTTCTGAAGGGAAAATTGATATCCCAAGAGTTCCCTGGGAGATGATTAAATATAGGGTGGCAAAAAATCCCACTTTGTTTGGATCCAATCGTCAGGAAGATTTCAAAACATTCTATTCCAACGGGAAGACAATCACCGTTAAACCGCTTCCTCCTCATCCTTTGAAAAGTGAAGTAGCTGTAGGTGTATATCAGGTGCGTGAAAATATTTCCAATTTGGAGGTACAAACCGGTGAGGGTTTCAACTACAATTTTGCGATCAGTGGTGTAGGGAATATCAATGCGATTAATGCGCCCAAGCGATTGCCCGCTGCAAATTTGAATTCCTTTGATCCCAATGTCCGACAGCAGATCAACCGAGGATATGGCCGAGTTTCGGGGATCAAAGAGTTTAATTACTTCATCACGCTCAATGAGGCTGGAGAGTATAATCTCAAGGATTATTTCCAGTGGATATACTTTGATCCCGTCCGGGCTGTATATGATACTTTGGCTCCAGAGGCAAAAATTAGTGTCACCGGAGAATCAAAAGTGAATCAAGCGCTATCGGGTCAGCGTCTAGGTGGAATCTATGATCGAATCAGTACCGAGAGCAATCAGTTTTTAAACGAGGAATATAAATACTATTTTACGACCGCAATCAACCTATTACTGCTAAGTGCTGTGGCACTTCTAGCGGTCCTAATCATCAAGAAAAAATAA
- the recF gene encoding DNA replication/repair protein RecF (All proteins in this family for which functions are known are DNA-binding proteins that assist the filamentation of RecA onto DNA for the initiation of recombination or recombinational repair.): MILESLDLIQFKNHLQTSLIFSPQINCLLGLNGSGKTNILDGIHYLSLTKSAVQSSDSLNISHGLDFFTIKGKLQIEGKPLEVRCSFESGKKKQIFQNGKVLDKTSEHVGLIPLVLIAPDDTELIKGGSEGRRKFFDGLISQLDRSYLDQLIRYHHFLKQRNALLKQFAETGRRDLTLLGSYDQELIRLSILLARRRAELMQVMGPVLQEYYEEISLGREKVEVIYETEALREDFEAYFLSLRQKDLATKNSNAGIHKDDFEFRIGTHPLRKIGSQGQQKSFIIALKLAQFQIFEQAKGEKPLLLLDDIFDKLDDDRIAKLMDLVSKGTFGQIFLTDARPERSRGILGELDAEVFFFEVEKGEVKK, encoded by the coding sequence ATGATTCTGGAGTCCTTAGACCTTATCCAGTTTAAAAACCATCTCCAAACCAGCTTGATCTTCAGCCCTCAGATCAACTGTCTTTTGGGATTGAACGGCAGCGGGAAAACCAATATTCTCGATGGCATTCACTACCTCTCCTTGACCAAAAGCGCGGTGCAAAGCAGTGACAGTTTGAATATTTCGCATGGGCTGGACTTTTTTACCATCAAAGGGAAGCTTCAAATCGAAGGAAAACCATTGGAAGTTCGCTGTTCTTTTGAGTCCGGGAAAAAGAAACAAATCTTCCAAAACGGAAAGGTTCTTGACAAAACCAGCGAGCATGTGGGCCTCATCCCGCTCGTCCTGATTGCTCCCGACGATACCGAACTCATCAAAGGAGGCAGCGAGGGCCGACGAAAATTTTTCGACGGACTCATCTCCCAACTCGACCGTAGCTACCTCGATCAGCTGATCCGTTACCATCATTTTCTCAAGCAGCGCAATGCTCTGCTCAAGCAGTTTGCTGAGACAGGCAGGCGGGACCTGACCCTGCTCGGGAGCTACGATCAGGAACTCATCCGACTCAGCATCCTGCTAGCCCGTCGGCGAGCAGAACTGATGCAGGTAATGGGACCGGTGCTTCAGGAATATTACGAGGAGATTTCGCTTGGAAGGGAAAAAGTGGAGGTCATCTATGAAACCGAAGCCCTGAGAGAGGATTTTGAGGCTTATTTTCTAAGCCTGCGGCAAAAAGACTTAGCTACCAAAAACAGCAATGCCGGCATTCACAAGGACGACTTTGAGTTCCGCATCGGAACCCATCCGCTCCGCAAAATCGGAAGTCAGGGACAGCAGAAGTCTTTTATCATCGCTTTGAAGCTGGCGCAGTTTCAGATTTTCGAACAAGCCAAAGGAGAAAAGCCTTTACTTCTTTTGGATGATATTTTTGACAAGCTCGACGATGACCGGATCGCCAAGCTGATGGACTTGGTATCCAAGGGAACTTTTGGGCAGATCTTTCTGACCGATGCCCGACCGGAGCGATCGAGAGGAATTTTGGGAGAGTTGGATGCAGAGGTTTTCTTTTTTGAAGTGGAAAAGGGAGAGGTTAAGAAATAA